The following are encoded together in the Anaerostipes caccae L1-92 genome:
- a CDS encoding TIGR01212 family radical SAM protein (This family includes YhcC from E. coli K-12, an uncharacterized radical SAM protein.) — protein MNWDGKRYYSFNSYLKQTFGEKVYKISLNGGFTCPNRDGTLGTRGCIFCSEGGSGDFAPDAVLPIGEQIEEGIRMIRQKTDASKYIAYFQAFTNTYAPYEKLHSLFYDAILRKEIVGLAVGTRPDCLPPDVLKLLDELNQIKPVFVELGLQTIHEKTAQFIRRGYPLSCFEQAVKALHDLGINVVVHLILGLPGETEEMMLQSVRYLNQLPVNGVKFSLLHVLKHTDLGMLYEENPFPVYDLDDYVDLVIRCMEELREDIVIHRLTGDGPKDLLIAPRWTLNKRKVLNEISRRMKETGSRQGKSFI, from the coding sequence ATGAATTGGGATGGAAAACGTTATTACTCTTTTAATTCTTATTTAAAGCAGACCTTCGGAGAAAAAGTATACAAAATATCTTTAAACGGTGGCTTCACCTGCCCAAACCGGGACGGCACCCTTGGAACCAGAGGCTGTATTTTCTGCAGCGAAGGAGGCTCCGGAGATTTTGCACCCGACGCTGTTCTCCCCATTGGTGAACAGATTGAAGAAGGCATCCGCATGATCAGGCAAAAGACAGATGCATCAAAATATATCGCCTACTTTCAGGCGTTTACCAATACCTATGCCCCATATGAAAAGCTTCATTCTCTTTTTTATGATGCGATTTTAAGGAAAGAAATTGTGGGACTGGCTGTGGGGACCCGTCCGGACTGTCTTCCCCCGGACGTGCTTAAACTGCTCGATGAACTGAATCAGATAAAACCCGTCTTCGTGGAACTTGGACTCCAGACCATCCATGAGAAAACTGCACAATTCATCCGAAGAGGCTATCCTCTTTCCTGTTTTGAACAGGCAGTAAAAGCACTGCACGATCTGGGGATCAATGTTGTCGTCCACCTGATCCTCGGACTGCCGGGTGAAACGGAAGAGATGATGCTTCAGTCCGTCCGGTATTTAAACCAGCTGCCGGTAAACGGAGTGAAGTTTTCCCTCCTTCATGTGCTGAAACACACTGATCTCGGCATGCTGTACGAAGAAAACCCATTTCCGGTATATGACCTCGATGACTATGTTGATCTCGTCATCCGCTGTATGGAAGAACTACGGGAAGATATCGTCATCCACCGCCTGACAGGGGACGGACCCAAAGATCTGCTGATCGCTCCCCGCTGGACGCTCAACAAAAGAAAAGTATTGAATGAGATTTCCCGGCGCATGAAAGAGACGGGCAGCCGTCAGGGAAAAAGTTTCATCTGA
- a CDS encoding HAD-IIA family hydrolase, producing MKQNIQAVKDIKCFVLDMDGTIYLGNDLFPFTQDFLKKVEDTGREYYFFTNNSSKSQQAYIDKLSGMGISITPEQMMISSHVMIQYLKKNHPGETLYVVGTPSLLKEFEAFDMPLVDENPDIVILGFDTTLTYEKISKACHYVRNGCTYYGINPDWNCPMEGGNFIPDCGSMAKLVEASTGRFPEFFGKPSKHTLNYFVEQSGYRPEEIAIVGDRLYTDIAVADGSPVTSILVLSGESTLEDVEKSDVKPDVIVDSLEDITEVL from the coding sequence ATGAAGCAAAATATTCAGGCAGTGAAAGATATCAAATGTTTTGTCCTCGACATGGACGGGACCATCTATCTTGGAAATGACTTGTTTCCGTTTACACAGGACTTTTTAAAGAAAGTGGAAGACACAGGGAGGGAGTATTATTTCTTTACGAATAATTCTTCCAAGAGCCAGCAGGCCTACATAGATAAACTTTCGGGAATGGGAATATCCATTACACCGGAGCAAATGATGATTTCCAGTCATGTAATGATTCAGTATTTAAAAAAGAATCATCCGGGGGAAACCCTCTATGTGGTAGGAACCCCTTCGCTGTTAAAAGAGTTTGAAGCCTTTGACATGCCGCTTGTGGACGAAAACCCGGATATCGTGATCCTTGGATTTGATACTACACTTACTTATGAGAAGATTTCGAAAGCCTGTCATTATGTGAGAAACGGCTGTACCTATTACGGCATCAATCCGGACTGGAACTGTCCGATGGAAGGCGGAAACTTCATACCGGACTGCGGTTCCATGGCGAAGCTGGTGGAGGCATCCACGGGACGCTTTCCTGAATTCTTTGGGAAACCTTCCAAGCATACGCTGAATTATTTTGTGGAGCAGTCAGGGTACCGCCCGGAAGAGATCGCTATCGTAGGCGACCGGCTGTACACGGATATTGCAGTGGCGGACGGAAGTCCCGTGACTTCCATCCTGGTACTTTCCGGGGAGAGTACTTTGGAGGATGTGGAGAAAAGTGATGTGAAGCCGGATGTGATTGTGGATTCATTGGAGGATATCACAGAGGTACTTTAG
- a CDS encoding sn-glycerol-1-phosphate dehydrogenase yields MDEILNYSMNEMAKASFDCSCGRHHTLDIDKLVMGQGVIKELPEMVKGLGAKKVYMLSDNNTYKAAGETAETLLKDAGFQVKSVVLDSGEDILIPDEQAVGTMFLNLEPETDVLIAAGSGTLNDMVKYMSARTKIPYIVVCTAPSMDGYASDGAPLILGGKKISFIATLPYGILGDTDIMKQAPMHMIRAGFGDVIGKLTALADWYLSREMTGEYCCETCVTLVQKALDKVTGSAEALADRDEEAVLYLIEALTLTGVAMGLIGVSRPASGAEHMLSHYWEMEFIARKKYPELHGIKVGIATPIIAEIFEIMGDEIPEAAKKLAPSREYVEGLLKTVGAPVSPKEIGIDRDLFYQSLLDGYKVRDRYSVLDLAVEKGKMQEIAEKITHRFYDED; encoded by the coding sequence ATGGATGAGATCTTAAACTATTCTATGAATGAAATGGCAAAGGCAAGTTTTGACTGCAGCTGCGGAAGGCATCATACTCTGGATATCGACAAGCTGGTGATGGGCCAGGGAGTGATCAAAGAACTGCCGGAAATGGTGAAGGGCCTTGGCGCAAAGAAAGTCTACATGCTGAGCGACAACAATACATACAAAGCAGCGGGAGAAACTGCGGAAACACTGTTGAAGGATGCAGGATTTCAGGTGAAAAGTGTGGTACTGGATTCAGGGGAAGATATTCTGATCCCGGATGAGCAGGCTGTGGGAACCATGTTCTTAAACCTGGAGCCGGAGACGGATGTTTTAATCGCGGCAGGTTCCGGAACTTTGAATGATATGGTAAAATATATGTCAGCCAGGACAAAGATCCCATATATCGTTGTCTGCACCGCACCTTCCATGGACGGCTATGCATCAGACGGAGCTCCTCTGATCCTAGGAGGAAAGAAGATTTCCTTTATTGCAACCCTTCCTTACGGTATCCTAGGAGATACAGACATCATGAAGCAGGCGCCGATGCATATGATCCGCGCCGGATTCGGGGATGTGATCGGAAAACTTACCGCTCTCGCAGACTGGTATTTGTCCAGGGAGATGACCGGGGAATACTGCTGTGAGACATGTGTGACTCTCGTGCAGAAAGCCCTCGATAAAGTAACCGGAAGTGCAGAGGCACTTGCAGACAGGGACGAAGAAGCAGTTCTCTATCTGATCGAGGCGCTGACGCTCACCGGAGTAGCCATGGGACTGATCGGCGTATCCCGTCCGGCATCCGGAGCAGAGCATATGCTCAGTCATTACTGGGAGATGGAATTCATCGCAAGGAAAAAGTATCCGGAGCTCCACGGAATCAAAGTGGGCATCGCTACACCGATCATTGCGGAAATTTTCGAGATCATGGGTGACGAAATACCGGAGGCGGCAAAGAAGCTGGCGCCTTCCAGGGAATATGTGGAAGGACTTTTAAAAACCGTAGGTGCGCCGGTTTCCCCAAAAGAAATCGGAATCGACAGGGATCTGTTTTATCAGAGTCTGCTTGACGGATACAAAGTCAGAGACCGGTACAGCGTCTTAGACCTGGCAGTGGAAAAAGGAAAGATGCAGGAGATCGCGGAGAAGATCACACATCGCTTTTATGATGAAGATTAA
- a CDS encoding PTS glucitol/sorbitol transporter subunit IIA yields the protein MKYFTRIQKLGKDSLTFLGDPESNFIILFNDNAPPAFEDLCVLHTIEELRANIEPGDMMLINEKGFEVTAVGTEANETLRGLGHCTVSFKGGPEAERPGCIMVEAVKGEEPLTSADFAPGNTIEFI from the coding sequence ATGAAATATTTTACAAGAATCCAAAAGCTGGGGAAAGACTCGCTGACGTTTTTAGGAGATCCTGAGTCAAACTTTATCATTCTGTTTAATGATAATGCGCCGCCTGCATTTGAGGATCTCTGTGTGCTGCATACGATTGAAGAGCTGAGAGCCAATATTGAGCCCGGAGATATGATGCTGATTAATGAAAAAGGATTTGAAGTGACGGCAGTGGGTACAGAAGCAAACGAGACTCTCCGGGGACTTGGACATTGTACGGTAAGCTTTAAGGGCGGCCCGGAAGCAGAGCGCCCGGGATGTATTATGGTGGAGGCGGTAAAAGGTGAGGAGCCTTTGACATCTGCAGATTTTGCACCGGGAAATACGATTGAATTCATATGA
- a CDS encoding sn-glycerol-1-phosphate dehydrogenase, with product MDEVLNYSMNEMAGADFDCSCGRHHTLDIRHIIMGQGVLKELPKVLEPFSGKKVYMLSDNHTFEAAGDRVLSILEAEDYLVKNVMLDSGDDILIPNEQAVGTMFLNLEPDTAVIVAVGSGTINDMAKYMSARTKIPYVIVCTAPSMDGYVADGAPLILEGRKISFVATLPYGVIGDTDIMKQAPMHMIHAGFGDVLGKLTALADWYLAKENVDEYCCETCVTLVQRALDKVTGSAEALAKRDDDAVLYLIEALTLTGVAMGLIGVSRPASGAEHMLSHYWEMDFIAKGKFPELHGIKVGIATPVIAEIFELMKDEVPEEAMKLAPSREYVEGLLKTVGAPVYPTNIGIDRELFYNSILEGYKVRNRYSILELALKTGKLEEIAEKITNRIYQ from the coding sequence ATGGATGAAGTTTTAAATTATTCAATGAATGAAATGGCAGGAGCAGATTTTGACTGCAGCTGCGGCAGACATCATACACTGGATATCAGGCATATCATCATGGGGCAGGGGGTTCTAAAGGAACTTCCGAAAGTACTGGAGCCGTTTTCCGGCAAAAAGGTTTACATGCTCAGTGATAATCACACATTTGAGGCAGCGGGAGACCGGGTGCTCTCGATTCTGGAAGCCGAGGATTATCTTGTGAAAAATGTAATGCTGGATTCCGGGGATGATATCCTGATCCCCAACGAACAGGCCGTGGGAACGATGTTCCTCAATCTGGAGCCGGATACGGCAGTGATCGTTGCCGTTGGCTCAGGGACCATCAATGATATGGCAAAATATATGTCTGCGAGAACAAAGATTCCATATGTGATCGTCTGTACGGCTCCCTCCATGGACGGATATGTGGCCGACGGGGCACCGCTGATTCTGGAGGGAAGGAAAATATCCTTTGTCGCCACACTTCCTTACGGCGTCATCGGGGACACGGATATCATGAAGCAGGCGCCGATGCATATGATCCACGCCGGATTCGGCGATGTGCTGGGCAAACTGACCGCCCTTGCCGACTGGTATCTGGCAAAAGAAAATGTGGATGAGTACTGCTGTGAGACCTGTGTGACCCTTGTGCAGAGAGCACTGGACAAAGTCACAGGCAGCGCAGAAGCCCTGGCAAAGAGGGACGATGACGCGGTCCTTTACCTGATTGAAGCGCTGACCCTCACAGGGGTGGCTATGGGTCTGATCGGTGTATCCCGCCCGGCTTCAGGGGCAGAACATATGCTCAGCCACTACTGGGAGATGGACTTTATCGCCAAGGGAAAATTCCCGGAACTGCACGGCATCAAGGTCGGCATCGCGACGCCAGTGATTGCGGAAATATTTGAACTGATGAAGGACGAGGTGCCAGAAGAAGCCATGAAACTGGCGCCTTCCAGAGAATATGTGGAAGGCCTCTTAAAGACAGTGGGAGCGCCGGTATATCCGACGAATATCGGAATTGACAGAGAACTGTTTTATAACAGCATTTTGGAGGGATACAAGGTAAGAAACCGGTACAGTATTCTGGAACTGGCCCTGAAAACAGGAAAACTAGAAGAAATTGCAGAAAAAATAACCAACCGTATTTATCAGTAA